Proteins co-encoded in one Deltaproteobacteria bacterium genomic window:
- a CDS encoding PEGA domain-containing protein, giving the protein MPKLRDLANRDRRSGSVRPGAMRARGFAGPRWAALVAFVPCVLATVGATAAPGTRVHLLEVAHGELPLSVRRQVLAALATGLATRGAWQVGQEPLVDRAPVAPRLQALLAKAKAASAEFREAEALRLLQDADRLFREAYGPQTSVEPLVEVLLALAKLEAETGHPERGGWALTRVAVLDPARSLDPGRYAPVVVQMFDRLRARVAKETGTLVARSTPEGQPIWIDGRYRGQAPVTATVTAGEHFVAVGAFGGTAGRAVTVSAGGRADVLLSPPAPSGGGDATLKAIGRRLGASWVVAVALQSREEGWQITARPVAADGSAEAQVLRSRIVGEDRLSWAAGELSGALAFALQRSLASPGPPEGDRLRRRRPFWATWWFWTGVAVAAGGAAAASAVVLTRPEPVVHLRLAR; this is encoded by the coding sequence GTGCCCAAGCTCAGAGACCTCGCGAATCGAGACCGCCGCTCGGGCAGCGTTCGCCCCGGGGCGATGCGGGCGCGAGGGTTCGCCGGCCCGCGCTGGGCCGCGCTCGTCGCGTTCGTTCCATGCGTGCTCGCCACGGTGGGGGCGACGGCGGCGCCGGGGACGCGGGTGCACCTCCTCGAGGTCGCTCACGGCGAGCTGCCCCTTTCCGTGCGGCGACAGGTCCTGGCGGCCCTCGCCACGGGTCTCGCGACGCGTGGGGCGTGGCAGGTGGGTCAGGAGCCGCTCGTGGATCGCGCGCCGGTCGCCCCGCGGCTGCAAGCGCTCCTGGCGAAGGCCAAGGCGGCCTCGGCGGAGTTCCGTGAGGCGGAGGCGCTGCGCCTGCTCCAGGATGCGGATCGGCTCTTTCGAGAGGCGTACGGTCCGCAGACGAGTGTGGAGCCCCTCGTCGAGGTGCTGCTCGCCCTGGCGAAGCTCGAGGCCGAGACGGGTCATCCCGAGCGGGGGGGCTGGGCGCTCACGCGCGTGGCGGTGCTCGACCCCGCGCGGAGCCTCGACCCGGGGCGCTACGCCCCCGTGGTGGTCCAGATGTTCGACCGCCTGCGCGCGCGCGTGGCCAAGGAAACGGGCACGCTCGTCGCACGCAGCACCCCCGAGGGCCAGCCGATCTGGATCGACGGACGGTACCGCGGACAGGCTCCGGTCACGGCCACCGTCACGGCGGGCGAGCACTTCGTGGCGGTGGGTGCGTTCGGCGGCACCGCCGGTCGCGCGGTCACCGTGTCCGCCGGCGGACGCGCAGACGTCCTGCTCTCGCCCCCTGCGCCGTCGGGCGGCGGCGACGCCACGCTGAAGGCCATCGGCCGGCGCCTGGGCGCGTCCTGGGTCGTGGCCGTGGCGCTCCAGTCTCGCGAAGAGGGGTGGCAGATCACCGCGCGTCCGGTCGCCGCCGACGGCAGCGCGGAGGCGCAGGTGCTCCGCTCCCGCATCGTCGGGGAAGATCGGCTCTCCTGGGCCGCCGGAGAGCTCTCGGGCGCCCTGGCCTTCGCCCTGCAACGCTCGCTCGCCTCCCCGGGTCCGCCGGAAGGCGACCGGCTCCGCCGCCGTCGTCCGTTCTGGGCCACCTGGTGGTTCTGGACCGGAGTAGCCGTTGCCGCAGGGGGGGCCGCCGCGGCGAGCGCCGTGGTCCTGACGCGACCCGAACCCGTCGTCCACCTGCGCCTCGCCCGGTGA